Proteins encoded by one window of Ancylothrix sp. D3o:
- a CDS encoding efflux RND transporter permease subunit: MLKSLLNQTLKTSIVQRWLIVVGAILVTIWGIFTITQMPLDVFPEFAPPQVDIHTEASGLAPEEVEAQITVPIETAVNGLPGVTLVRSSSKVGLSMVQVVFDEDADIYKARQSVTERLQQITNQLPEGAHPPEISPLVSPLGTILQYAFTLNGKGQTSLMDLRRLVETSLSNQVLSVPGVSQVTIYGGDERQEQVLIDPAKLRALNVSLTQVTDAAKGANSNAPAGFLIGGGQELLIRGMGQVRSIEDLRQSVVKVENGKPILLQDVAEVKTGSALKRGDASFNGQPAVVLMINKQPDVDTPTVTRAVEEVMRSLQKTFPADVQRLLTFRQANFIDTAIRNVGSSLLEGIVIVSVVMLLFLMNWRTALITLSAIPLSLLIGVMLMKAFGLGINTMTLGGLVVALGGFVDDSIVYMENCYRKLRENQAQGHPIPPFKVVFDAFVEVRLAVVFSTVIIIVVFAPIFSLTGVEGNIFAPMGWAYLLSIAASLFVAMTLTPAMCAILLANRPLPLENTFVSRLAQRLYRPLLDLSLRAPQIILGVALASLVAAFAIVPSLGRVFLPEFQEKSMVNSMVLFPGVSLDMTNRAGMALSNSLKDNPLFEWVQVRSGRSPGDADGAGVNMAHVDVELSDLAMKDREASIKQLRESFNKLPGVASNIGGFISHRMDEVLSGVRSAIAVKIFGPDLAELRRIGEQVRDVIKPIAGVVDLQLEPQLPIRQVQIQYQRSAAARYGLSMEAISEIVETALNGRVVSQVPENQQLINIVVGLPESARNNLDAIRGIPISTPTGQVIPLSTVAKVEYGMGPNVVNREDVSRLIVVSANVAERDLGSVVGDIQSQIQKNVQLPNGYFIQYGGQFEAEQNAANNLLIFSILAAVVIAVLMFFSVQSLPATIAIMLNLPLALVGGIVSILFSGGVMSVASLVGFITLFGVAVRNGLLLVDNYNNKFAQGMPIKDVIVKGSLERIDAILMTALTSALGTLPLVLAGGSGNEILQPLAIVVFGGLFTSTVLTLLVIPALYSKFGKWLMPKQKNTTIDAGFVVNVKPQSTVISEL, encoded by the coding sequence ATGCTGAAATCCCTTCTCAATCAAACCCTCAAAACTTCGATTGTTCAGCGATGGCTCATTGTTGTGGGTGCCATTTTAGTGACCATCTGGGGCATATTCACCATCACCCAAATGCCGTTAGATGTATTTCCCGAATTTGCACCGCCTCAAGTCGATATTCATACCGAAGCATCAGGACTTGCTCCCGAAGAAGTTGAGGCGCAAATTACAGTTCCCATTGAAACGGCGGTCAATGGCTTACCTGGTGTGACGCTCGTGCGATCATCCTCTAAGGTTGGCCTATCGATGGTACAGGTAGTTTTCGATGAGGATGCCGATATTTACAAAGCGCGACAATCGGTTACAGAACGACTCCAACAGATCACAAATCAGTTACCCGAAGGCGCACACCCCCCAGAAATTTCGCCGCTCGTATCGCCGTTAGGAACGATTTTACAATATGCTTTCACCCTCAATGGGAAAGGGCAAACTTCCCTAATGGACTTGCGCCGGCTGGTCGAAACAAGCCTCAGCAATCAAGTTCTCTCGGTACCAGGCGTTTCTCAAGTCACCATCTACGGGGGAGATGAACGACAGGAACAAGTGCTGATTGATCCGGCAAAGTTGCGAGCGCTGAACGTTTCTCTCACCCAAGTCACCGACGCAGCCAAAGGTGCAAACTCCAATGCACCGGCAGGCTTTCTGATTGGTGGAGGTCAAGAGCTACTAATTCGTGGGATGGGACAGGTGCGATCAATTGAAGATTTGCGCCAGTCTGTCGTGAAGGTTGAGAACGGCAAACCGATTTTGCTGCAAGATGTGGCAGAGGTCAAAACCGGCTCAGCCCTCAAGCGGGGAGATGCCAGCTTTAATGGTCAGCCTGCGGTGGTTTTGATGATTAACAAGCAGCCCGATGTGGATACACCCACCGTCACCAGAGCCGTTGAAGAAGTTATGCGATCTTTGCAAAAAACCTTCCCAGCGGATGTGCAGAGGTTGCTGACCTTCCGTCAAGCCAATTTTATTGATACTGCCATTCGCAATGTCGGCAGTTCTCTGCTCGAAGGCATTGTAATTGTCTCAGTCGTTATGCTGCTGTTCTTAATGAACTGGCGTACTGCCCTGATTACCTTAAGTGCGATTCCCTTATCGCTGTTGATTGGGGTGATGCTGATGAAAGCCTTTGGACTCGGCATCAATACCATGACCTTGGGAGGTTTGGTCGTGGCATTGGGGGGCTTTGTCGATGATTCAATCGTTTATATGGAGAACTGCTACCGCAAACTTAGAGAAAATCAGGCCCAAGGGCATCCGATTCCGCCGTTTAAAGTCGTGTTTGATGCTTTTGTAGAGGTTCGATTGGCGGTTGTCTTTTCAACGGTGATCATTATTGTGGTGTTTGCGCCGATCTTCAGCTTGACCGGCGTGGAAGGAAATATTTTTGCCCCGATGGGCTGGGCTTATTTGCTTTCGATAGCGGCTTCTCTTTTTGTAGCAATGACTCTCACTCCGGCAATGTGTGCGATTCTGCTGGCAAATCGTCCTCTACCCCTGGAAAATACGTTTGTTTCTCGCTTAGCACAACGGCTTTATCGTCCGTTGCTCGACCTGTCGCTGCGAGCACCGCAAATCATTTTGGGTGTTGCACTAGCGTCTCTGGTTGCGGCGTTTGCAATCGTTCCTTCGCTGGGACGGGTTTTTCTGCCTGAATTTCAGGAGAAATCAATGGTTAACTCGATGGTTTTGTTTCCTGGTGTTTCACTGGATATGACAAACCGGGCTGGTATGGCATTGTCTAACTCGCTTAAAGATAATCCGCTTTTTGAGTGGGTGCAAGTCCGATCCGGACGTTCTCCTGGTGATGCTGATGGGGCCGGTGTCAATATGGCGCACGTCGATGTAGAACTGAGTGACCTGGCCATGAAAGACCGGGAAGCCAGCATTAAGCAACTGCGGGAATCGTTCAACAAACTGCCGGGGGTGGCATCTAATATTGGTGGGTTTATTTCACACCGCATGGATGAAGTGCTGTCTGGGGTGAGAAGTGCTATCGCGGTGAAAATCTTTGGCCCTGATCTCGCTGAACTGCGTCGCATTGGCGAACAGGTGCGTGATGTGATCAAACCGATTGCTGGGGTGGTTGATTTGCAGCTTGAACCTCAATTACCGATTCGTCAGGTACAAATTCAATACCAACGCTCAGCAGCGGCTCGGTACGGCTTGAGTATGGAGGCAATTTCAGAGATTGTTGAAACAGCGCTTAATGGTCGTGTTGTGTCGCAAGTGCCTGAGAATCAACAACTGATTAATATTGTGGTGGGCTTACCAGAATCGGCTCGCAATAATTTAGATGCGATTCGTGGGATTCCGATCTCTACACCAACGGGCCAAGTGATACCCCTGAGTACCGTCGCCAAAGTAGAGTACGGCATGGGCCCCAATGTTGTGAACAGAGAAGATGTTTCGCGGCTGATAGTTGTTTCAGCAAACGTAGCAGAACGTGATCTCGGTAGTGTGGTGGGCGATATTCAATCCCAGATTCAGAAAAATGTCCAATTGCCCAATGGTTACTTTATCCAGTACGGCGGACAATTTGAGGCTGAGCAAAATGCCGCTAATAATCTGTTAATTTTTAGTATTCTGGCAGCAGTTGTAATTGCGGTGTTGATGTTTTTCTCGGTTCAGTCTTTGCCTGCCACAATCGCTATTATGCTCAACTTACCACTTGCATTAGTTGGGGGTATTGTTTCGATTCTTTTTAGTGGGGGTGTGATGTCTGTTGCGTCCTTAGTTGGTTTTATTACTCTGTTTGGGGTTGCCGTTCGTAATGGTTTGTTGCTGGTAGATAACTACAACAACAAGTTTGCTCAGGGAATGCCTATTAAAGATGTGATTGTGAAAGGCTCACTAGAACGAATTGATGCGATTTTGATGACGGCACTCACCTCTGCTTTGGGAACTTTGCCGCTAGTGCTGGCAGGCGGTTCTGGTAACGAAATTCTGCAACCGTTGGCAATCGTTGTTTTTGGTGGTTTGTTTACCTCCACTGTTTTAACTTTGCTGGTGATTCCTGCGCTTTATAGCAAGTTTGGTAAGTGGTTGATGCCTAAACAAAAAAACACCACTATTGATGCTGGTTTTGTAGTAAACGTGAAACCGCAATCAACGGTAATTTCAGAGCTATAA
- a CDS encoding chromate transporter — protein MTDAPETQEQFSSELTKPLYSLWQLTLYFLKLGSLGFGGPIALVGYMHRDLVEERKWISEASYQEGLTLAQVAPGPLAAQLGFYMGYVHYGILGSTLVGIAFVLPSFFMVVALGWAYTNYGGLSWMQAVFYGVGACVIGIIAQSAYKLTKKTIGRDWLLWAIYVVNAISTIITQSERVELILAAGVLTWLIKAPPKNWFRGNKVNGFIGLPLISILASVPSASPNLLWQIFIFFGTAGSFVFGSGLAIVPFLYGGVVKHYQWLNPQQFLDAVAVAMITPGPVVITTGFIGFLVAGFAGACVAAVGTFIPCYLLTIIPAPYFKKHGKKPGIAAFVNGVTVAATGAIAGAVVVLGQQSLRDIPTILIGVVTLALLWKFGKKLPEPIIVLAAAIVGLIVYPLTHS, from the coding sequence ATGACGGATGCACCCGAAACACAGGAACAGTTTTCATCCGAACTCACCAAACCACTGTACTCACTTTGGCAACTGACGCTATATTTCCTTAAATTAGGTAGTTTAGGGTTTGGTGGTCCCATTGCCCTCGTCGGTTATATGCACCGTGATCTTGTTGAAGAACGAAAATGGATTTCTGAGGCGAGTTATCAAGAAGGATTAACCTTAGCTCAAGTTGCCCCTGGTCCACTCGCTGCCCAATTGGGGTTTTACATGGGCTATGTTCATTACGGCATTCTAGGATCTACACTCGTCGGTATTGCCTTTGTCTTGCCCTCCTTTTTTATGGTTGTGGCATTGGGTTGGGCTTACACAAACTATGGTGGTTTGAGTTGGATGCAGGCAGTGTTTTACGGAGTTGGGGCTTGCGTCATTGGCATCATTGCCCAAAGCGCCTATAAATTGACCAAGAAAACCATAGGCAGAGATTGGCTACTATGGGCAATTTATGTGGTAAACGCTATATCTACCATCATCACCCAATCAGAACGAGTCGAACTTATCTTAGCAGCAGGGGTTCTCACCTGGTTAATCAAAGCGCCGCCTAAAAACTGGTTCAGAGGCAACAAGGTTAATGGTTTCATTGGCTTACCTCTAATATCAATATTGGCATCTGTGCCATCTGCCTCTCCCAATTTACTTTGGCAGATATTCATCTTTTTTGGTACAGCGGGTTCATTTGTGTTTGGCAGTGGTTTAGCGATCGTTCCTTTTTTATATGGTGGAGTAGTAAAACACTATCAGTGGCTTAATCCTCAACAGTTTCTTGATGCAGTAGCAGTGGCTATGATTACGCCTGGTCCTGTCGTAATTACAACCGGGTTTATTGGCTTTTTGGTAGCTGGATTTGCAGGCGCTTGTGTTGCGGCTGTAGGCACTTTTATTCCCTGCTATCTACTCACAATTATTCCCGCCCCCTACTTTAAGAAGCATGGAAAAAAGCCCGGAATTGCTGCCTTTGTTAACGGTGTAACGGTTGCGGCCACCGGCGCTATCGCTGGAGCCGTTGTGGTTTTGGGGCAACAATCCTTGCGAGATATTCCAACCATTCTCATCGGTGTGGTGACACTTGCTCTGCTATGGAAGTTTGGCAAAAAGTTGCCAGAGCCTATCATCGTTTTAGCCGCAGCGATTGTTGGGTTAATTGTTTACCCACTAACACATTCTTAG
- a CDS encoding Rpn family recombination-promoting nuclease/putative transposase, with protein sequence MLYDNACKYLAETFPAEFVRWLLSLETENINIIKTELIPEPIRADALILLQLAEKILHIEFQTLPQSNKPVSFRMLKYWVTLYDKYECEIEQVVIFLKRTTAGAAYTDVFEASNTRHRYRVIRLWEQDPTPLLGNPALLPLATLAQTDSPESLLQQVAQNIASIEDTNERANILVCADILAGLRFEAGLIRQFFTEEMMEESVTYQAILEKGVQRGVQQGIQQGLQRGLEEGRQREVSLVTRLLTRRLGELEPALQERLRGLSLTQLEDLGEALLDFQQISDLTGYLNRIGG encoded by the coding sequence ATCTTGTACGATAACGCTTGCAAATATTTAGCCGAAACTTTTCCAGCCGAATTTGTGCGGTGGTTGCTCTCCCTAGAGACGGAAAATATCAACATCATCAAAACGGAACTGATACCGGAACCAATACGCGCCGATGCGTTAATTTTGCTGCAACTGGCTGAGAAAATATTGCATATCGAATTTCAAACGCTGCCGCAATCAAATAAGCCGGTGTCGTTTCGGATGCTAAAATATTGGGTGACACTGTATGATAAATACGAGTGTGAAATTGAGCAAGTGGTGATATTTTTAAAACGCACTACTGCCGGTGCCGCCTACACCGATGTTTTTGAAGCTTCCAATACTCGGCACCGATATCGAGTTATCCGGTTATGGGAGCAAGATCCCACGCCACTTTTAGGAAATCCAGCTTTGTTACCTTTGGCAACGCTTGCTCAAACAGACTCGCCAGAAAGTTTATTACAGCAAGTGGCGCAAAACATCGCTAGTATCGAAGATACAAACGAGCGAGCAAATATTTTAGTCTGTGCGGATATTTTGGCCGGTTTGCGTTTTGAGGCCGGTTTGATTCGTCAATTTTTCACGGAGGAAATGATGGAAGAATCTGTTACTTATCAAGCAATTCTTGAAAAAGGTGTGCAGCGAGGAGTCCAGCAAGGAATACAACAAGGACTACAACGAGGACTAGAAGAAGGCCGGCAACGGGAAGTTTCCCTGGTGACGCGCCTGCTTACCCGCCGGCTGGGAGAACTCGAACCGGCCTTACAAGAACGTCTACGCGGCTTAAGTTTGACACAATTAGAAGACTTAGGAGAAGCGCTTTTAGATTTTCAGCAAATCTCTGATTTAACCGGCTATTTAAACCGAATTGGAGGTTAA
- a CDS encoding polyribonucleotide nucleotidyltransferase, with amino-acid sequence MKELDKSISFDGRDIRLKVGLLAPQAGGSVLIQSGDTAVLVTATRSTGREGIDFLPLLVDYEERLYAAGRIPGGFLRREGRPPEKVTLTSRLIDRPLRPLFPSWLRDDIQIVATTLSMDEQVPPDVLAVTGASVAVLLAQIPFNGPMAAVRVGLLGDDFIINPTYAEIEKGDLDLVVAGSPDGVVMVEAGANQLPEQDIIEAIDFGYEAACDLIKAQQELLAELGLELVQAQAPIVDPTLENFIRERTSIDIKGILSRFDLDKNARDAALDEVKASKVVAAIEELPEEDPVRVAAAAEPKALSNVFKDVTKEFMRRQIVEDGVRVDGRKLDEVRPVSCRVGVLPSRVHGTGLFNRGLTQVMSVVTLGTPGDAQELADDLHPEDEKRYLHHYNFPPFSVGETKPMRAPGRREIGHGALAERALVPVLPPQNEFPYVIRVVSEVLSSNGSTSMGSVCGSTLALMDAGVPLIKPVSGAAMGLIKEGSEVRILTDIQGIEDFLGDMDFKVAGTDSGITALQMDMKISGLPMEVVAQAIEQAKPARMHILEKMLSTIDKPRTELSAYAPRLLTIKIDPDFIGMVIGPGGKTIKGITEETGARIDIEDDGTVTISAVDGEKAKRARTIIQNMTRKLSAGDVYVGRVTRIIPIGAFVEFLPGKEGMIHISQLADYRVGKVEDELTVGDEVIIKVREIDQKGRINLTRLNIHPDEAAAAKAAAGANK; translated from the coding sequence ATGAAAGAACTTGATAAGTCGATATCCTTTGATGGACGGGATATTCGGCTGAAGGTTGGCCTCCTCGCGCCACAGGCCGGCGGTTCAGTGTTAATTCAATCGGGAGATACAGCAGTTTTAGTAACTGCTACCCGTTCGACTGGCAGAGAAGGAATTGATTTCTTGCCGCTATTGGTAGACTACGAAGAAAGACTCTACGCAGCCGGTCGTATTCCGGGGGGTTTTCTGCGCCGCGAAGGACGTCCGCCAGAAAAAGTCACCCTCACCAGCCGGTTGATTGACCGGCCCCTGCGTCCGCTATTTCCCTCTTGGTTACGCGATGATATTCAAATTGTCGCCACAACTTTATCGATGGATGAGCAAGTACCGCCCGATGTTTTAGCTGTGACAGGTGCATCGGTGGCTGTATTGCTGGCACAAATTCCCTTTAATGGGCCGATGGCAGCGGTGCGAGTGGGATTATTGGGAGATGATTTTATTATTAACCCGACCTACGCAGAAATTGAAAAAGGCGATTTAGATTTGGTTGTGGCTGGTTCGCCGGATGGTGTGGTGATGGTAGAAGCCGGTGCGAATCAATTGCCGGAACAAGATATCATCGAAGCGATTGATTTTGGTTATGAGGCCGCTTGTGACTTGATTAAAGCTCAGCAAGAGTTGCTGGCAGAATTAGGTCTGGAACTGGTACAAGCCCAAGCACCTATAGTTGATCCAACTTTGGAAAACTTTATCCGCGAACGCACCAGCATTGATATTAAGGGTATTTTATCGAGGTTTGATTTAGATAAAAATGCCCGCGATGCAGCCCTTGATGAAGTGAAAGCCTCGAAGGTTGTGGCTGCTATTGAAGAATTGCCAGAAGAAGATCCTGTGCGAGTTGCGGCGGCTGCTGAACCAAAGGCGCTGAGCAATGTGTTTAAGGATGTTACTAAAGAATTTATGCGCCGGCAAATTGTCGAAGACGGCGTGCGCGTAGATGGCCGTAAACTTGATGAGGTAAGGCCGGTTTCTTGTCGTGTTGGCGTGTTGCCTTCTCGTGTCCATGGAACCGGTTTGTTTAACCGGGGGCTGACTCAGGTAATGTCTGTGGTGACTTTGGGCACTCCGGGCGATGCTCAAGAACTGGCAGACGACCTCCACCCAGAAGATGAAAAACGTTATCTGCATCATTACAACTTCCCGCCGTTCTCGGTGGGGGAAACTAAACCGATGCGGGCGCCGGGTCGTCGGGAAATTGGGCATGGTGCTTTGGCAGAACGTGCTTTAGTGCCGGTTCTCCCTCCCCAAAATGAGTTTCCTTACGTTATTCGGGTGGTTTCGGAGGTTTTGTCTTCCAATGGTTCAACTTCGATGGGCTCGGTTTGCGGTTCAACTTTGGCTTTGATGGATGCCGGTGTTCCTCTGATCAAGCCGGTTAGTGGTGCCGCAATGGGGTTAATTAAGGAAGGTTCAGAAGTCCGCATTTTGACCGATATTCAAGGCATTGAGGACTTTTTGGGCGATATGGACTTTAAGGTGGCCGGTACCGATAGTGGTATTACTGCCTTGCAAATGGATATGAAAATCAGCGGTTTGCCTATGGAAGTAGTGGCGCAAGCTATCGAGCAAGCCAAACCGGCCCGGATGCACATCCTTGAAAAAATGCTCAGCACTATCGATAAACCGCGTACTGAGTTATCGGCTTATGCACCGCGTTTACTCACCATTAAAATTGATCCTGATTTTATTGGCATGGTAATTGGCCCTGGTGGCAAAACAATTAAAGGCATTACCGAAGAAACCGGCGCCCGCATTGATATTGAAGATGATGGGACGGTTACTATTTCTGCGGTGGATGGCGAAAAGGCCAAACGTGCTCGCACCATTATCCAAAATATGACGCGCAAGTTGTCTGCTGGTGATGTGTATGTGGGACGAGTAACTCGGATTATTCCGATTGGTGCTTTTGTGGAATTTTTACCCGGAAAAGAGGGGATGATTCACATTTCCCAGTTGGCAGATTATCGTGTTGGCAAGGTTGAAGATGAACTTACTGTTGGCGATGAAGTGATTATTAAAGTGCGGGAAATTGACCAAAAAGGTCGGATTAATTTAACCCGTTTAAATATTCACCCTGATGAAGCTGCGGCGGCGAAGGCTGCGGCAGGAGCCAATAAGTAA
- a CDS encoding SNF2-related protein, protein MGLGKCTTGDSNVFVNGKLEKAAEIWVNYAGETEFDGEGFWAKPTQELLVNSIDENTGKIVQASVRRLYRQQVRETLRKVTLKDGSCLTITRRHKLLTRDGWSNDFKVGDYICVPAKLLWDGKGEDPDLVQFLAWQISEGYENNKSGTLGISQNDKFRLEELRQILHRIGVRYGLKINSPSIQEFPGKVPVLRVNSQAYRQFLEAKGYQWGKRSREKVFPPFIMQSDNDNVRLFLRHYFDAEGSVSTNMRSVEISTASPQIIEQISTLLRRFGIWLRVTAKQKRATNGSGIFRTYYIGTLGGNSARRYAEEIGFSYPEKQRKLEVICEKVCNTNVEGIPASDIVAEAVNLTRLPVRHLGMHNTVYINGTQQFSRSSLERGMAEINRVLAGVSEQEYRLQKVSKWTTQTLEAYANLDTEFLTLIQQGLQSLLDLEVFYCQIESIEDIDYEGWVYDLEVNKHHNFVANNILCHNTIQTIAFFLHLQENEALEKPILLICPTSVLGNWEREVRKFGPTLKVMQYHGNNRPKGSAFSKAVKGKNLVITSYPLVQRDLKDLQSVKWQGIVLDEAQNIKNAESKQSQAVREIESDFRIALTGTPVENRLSELWSIMEFLNPGYLGAKNFFQRRFAIPIEKYGDSASLQTLRSLVQPFLLRRLKTDRDIIQDLPEKQENNIFCGLSEEQASLYQNSVEQSLAEIESAEGIQRRGMILGLLVKLKQICNHPILFTKTGTLNPQQSGKILRLQEMLEEVLAEKERALIFTQFAEWGKLLKPYLEKELGREVLFLYGSTSKQQREEMVDRFQQDPQGPPVMILSLKAGGTGLNLTRANHVFHFDRWWNPAVENQATDRVFRIGQTRNVQVHKFVCTGTLEEKIHDMIESKKALAEQVIGDGENWLTELDTDQLRNLLLLDRNAIIDEDK, encoded by the coding sequence ATGGGCTTGGGAAAATGCACGACGGGAGATAGCAATGTTTTTGTCAATGGCAAACTTGAAAAAGCGGCAGAAATTTGGGTAAATTATGCAGGAGAAACCGAGTTTGATGGGGAGGGATTTTGGGCAAAACCAACTCAGGAATTACTGGTAAATTCGATTGATGAAAATACCGGCAAAATTGTCCAAGCTTCTGTACGGCGGTTATACCGGCAACAAGTGCGAGAAACGTTGCGGAAAGTAACGCTTAAAGATGGCAGTTGTCTTACCATTACTCGTCGGCATAAGTTGCTGACGCGGGATGGTTGGTCAAATGATTTTAAGGTGGGAGATTATATTTGTGTGCCGGCAAAATTGTTGTGGGATGGAAAAGGAGAAGATCCTGATTTAGTGCAGTTTCTGGCATGGCAAATTTCGGAGGGATACGAAAATAACAAATCTGGAACTTTAGGGATTTCTCAAAATGATAAATTCCGCTTAGAGGAGTTACGCCAGATATTGCATCGGATCGGTGTTCGATATGGGTTAAAAATTAATTCTCCCAGTATTCAAGAGTTCCCTGGAAAAGTGCCGGTTTTGCGTGTAAATTCTCAGGCATACCGCCAGTTTTTGGAAGCCAAAGGTTATCAATGGGGTAAACGTTCGCGGGAGAAGGTTTTTCCGCCGTTCATTATGCAGTCAGATAATGATAATGTGCGGCTGTTTTTGCGCCACTATTTTGATGCGGAAGGTTCAGTTAGCACTAACATGAGGTCTGTGGAAATTAGCACTGCTTCACCGCAAATTATTGAGCAAATTTCGACACTTTTACGCCGGTTTGGAATTTGGCTAAGGGTGACAGCTAAACAAAAACGTGCTACCAATGGTTCAGGTATTTTTCGTACTTATTATATTGGGACATTGGGAGGAAATTCGGCGCGCCGGTATGCCGAGGAAATTGGATTTAGCTATCCAGAAAAACAACGTAAATTAGAGGTAATTTGCGAAAAAGTATGCAATACCAATGTTGAAGGAATACCGGCCTCTGATATTGTGGCTGAGGCTGTTAACCTGACAAGGTTGCCGGTGCGCCATTTGGGGATGCACAACACAGTTTATATCAATGGAACTCAACAATTTTCTCGCAGTAGTTTAGAACGAGGAATGGCAGAAATCAATCGTGTTTTAGCTGGCGTTTCAGAACAAGAATATCGCTTGCAGAAAGTTTCTAAATGGACAACTCAAACCCTAGAAGCTTATGCAAACTTAGATACAGAATTTTTGACTTTGATTCAGCAAGGTTTGCAAAGCCTGCTTGATTTAGAGGTGTTTTATTGCCAAATCGAATCAATTGAGGATATTGATTATGAAGGGTGGGTTTATGATTTGGAGGTAAACAAACATCATAATTTTGTAGCCAATAATATTCTCTGTCATAACACCATTCAAACCATTGCTTTTTTCCTTCACCTGCAAGAAAATGAAGCTTTAGAAAAGCCAATTTTATTAATTTGCCCCACCTCGGTTTTAGGCAATTGGGAAAGGGAAGTCAGGAAATTTGGCCCCACCTTAAAAGTTATGCAATATCATGGCAATAACCGGCCCAAAGGTAGCGCCTTCAGCAAAGCTGTCAAAGGCAAAAATTTAGTGATTACCAGTTATCCGCTTGTACAAAGAGATTTAAAAGATTTACAGAGTGTTAAATGGCAAGGAATTGTTTTAGATGAAGCCCAAAATATCAAAAATGCCGAGTCGAAACAATCACAAGCAGTACGGGAAATAGAAAGCGATTTTCGGATAGCTTTAACAGGGACGCCGGTGGAAAATCGCCTCTCAGAATTATGGTCAATTATGGAATTTCTTAACCCCGGATATTTAGGCGCTAAAAACTTCTTTCAACGCCGGTTTGCTATTCCCATTGAAAAATACGGAGATAGCGCCTCATTGCAAACCTTACGATCTCTTGTTCAACCGTTTCTTTTGAGGCGTTTAAAAACCGACCGCGACATCATTCAAGACTTGCCAGAAAAGCAAGAAAATAACATATTCTGCGGTCTTTCCGAAGAACAAGCATCGCTTTATCAAAACAGCGTTGAGCAATCTTTGGCAGAAATAGAATCAGCCGAAGGAATACAACGCCGAGGAATGATTTTAGGGCTGTTGGTGAAGCTAAAACAAATTTGCAATCACCCAATTTTGTTTACCAAAACCGGCACCCTCAACCCCCAACAATCAGGCAAAATTCTACGCTTGCAAGAAATGCTAGAAGAAGTTTTAGCAGAAAAAGAACGCGCTTTAATTTTCACTCAATTTGCGGAATGGGGTAAACTATTAAAACCCTATTTAGAAAAAGAATTAGGCCGCGAAGTATTGTTTTTATATGGGAGTACAAGCAAACAACAACGTGAGGAAATGGTAGATCGTTTTCAACAAGATCCGCAAGGCCCGCCGGTGATGATATTATCATTAAAAGCAGGAGGAACCGGCCTCAATTTAACGCGAGCAAATCATGTATTCCATTTTGACAGATGGTGGAACCCAGCCGTCGAAAATCAAGCAACCGACCGCGTATTTCGCATCGGACAAACTCGCAATGTACAAGTGCATAAATTTGTTTGCACCGGCACTCTCGAAGAGAAAATTCACGATATGATAGAAAGCAAAAAAGCCCTCGCTGAACAAGTAATAGGTGACGGCGAAAACTGGTTAACAGAACTCGACACCGATCAATTGCGAAATCTTCTATTACTTGACCGCAATGCTATTATTGATGAAGATAAATAA
- a CDS encoding SWIM zinc finger family protein translates to MNNSTQTDRQWWTEQWLDLLNSYRFKKRLERGWKYAREGNVLSIEFENEEVLATVQGTDPQPYKVDLGLDTFTDEQWEYIIEIMAERAIFSAKLLAGEMPPNIEDVFAASGVRLFPFRLDEVRSRCSCPDKANPCKHISAVYYLLGERFSEDPFVLFQLRGRTKVQVLEALRQKRGLTGENEVLESAPKSTASAAISEAEIKQFWQYEESLEPALVVIVPPPSSGTILDVLGLINLPSEKAGKDAAQTVNQHLNSIYQTVSQQAILSAMANDA, encoded by the coding sequence ATGAACAATTCTACACAAACAGACCGGCAATGGTGGACAGAACAATGGTTAGATTTACTTAACTCTTATCGCTTTAAAAAGCGTTTAGAAAGAGGCTGGAAATACGCCAGAGAAGGAAACGTCCTTAGTATAGAATTTGAAAATGAAGAAGTTTTAGCTACTGTTCAAGGTACCGATCCTCAACCCTATAAAGTTGACCTAGGCTTAGATACCTTTACCGATGAACAATGGGAATATATAATCGAAATAATGGCAGAAAGAGCAATTTTTTCTGCTAAACTTTTGGCCGGTGAAATGCCACCAAATATTGAAGATGTTTTTGCAGCTAGTGGGGTACGGTTGTTTCCTTTTCGCTTAGATGAAGTCCGCAGCCGGTGTAGTTGTCCCGATAAAGCTAATCCCTGTAAACATATCAGCGCTGTCTATTATTTACTGGGAGAAAGATTTAGCGAAGATCCTTTTGTTTTGTTTCAATTGCGCGGACGTACCAAAGTACAAGTCCTCGAAGCATTGCGTCAAAAACGCGGTCTAACTGGGGAAAATGAAGTTTTAGAATCCGCGCCTAAATCAACCGCCTCAGCCGCTATTTCAGAAGCAGAAATAAAGCAATTTTGGCAATATGAGGAAAGCTTAGAACCGGCCCTCGTTGTCATTGTCCCCCCTCCCAGTAGCGGCACAATTTTAGATGTGCTTGGCTTAATTAATTTACCGTCAGAAAAAGCCGGAAAAGATGCTGCTCAAACAGTCAATCAACATCTCAATTCAATTTATCAAACTGTAAGTCAGCAAGCCATTTTATCTGCAATGGCAAATGATGCTTAA